From a single Gimesia fumaroli genomic region:
- a CDS encoding prenyltransferase/squalene oxidase repeat-containing protein, translating to MSNEPYLVNLALKLAAGLETLPHAELEKHRSFILSQQQPDGGFTGREGDSDLYYTGFAVRSLGILGGLEKQDADNISRFLKQFVLEKLSTIDLLSWLYCALIVQASGGEDLLATAPDNWNTRISLNLERLRTTDGGYAKSEQGALGSTYHSFLVVLIYQLIGLDVPDPNDLIQFLYDRQRDDGGFVEISPMKRSGTNPTAAAVATLIILNAMDEELKSDVSDFLKQVKSSEGGYQANTRIPFADGLSTFTGLLTALDLELFSLIEHDQTLKFMTEWLEFPIGGFRGASWDEQADVEYTFYGLGVLALLASCPEK from the coding sequence ATGAGTAATGAACCCTATTTAGTTAATCTGGCCTTGAAACTGGCAGCCGGTCTCGAAACACTGCCTCACGCAGAGTTAGAAAAACATCGCTCATTTATCCTGTCACAACAACAGCCAGATGGGGGGTTTACCGGCAGAGAAGGAGACTCGGATCTCTATTATACCGGGTTTGCCGTTCGAAGCCTGGGCATCTTAGGAGGTCTTGAAAAGCAGGATGCGGACAACATCAGCCGATTTCTGAAGCAATTCGTGCTTGAAAAACTATCAACCATTGACCTGCTGAGTTGGCTTTATTGTGCCTTGATCGTACAGGCATCAGGCGGTGAAGACCTGCTGGCAACAGCCCCTGACAATTGGAATACCCGAATTTCACTCAATCTGGAACGTCTGAGAACCACTGACGGCGGCTATGCCAAGTCAGAACAGGGCGCCCTGGGAAGCACTTACCACAGTTTCCTCGTCGTATTAATTTATCAGCTCATTGGCCTGGATGTTCCCGATCCAAATGATTTGATTCAGTTTCTCTATGACCGTCAGCGTGATGATGGAGGTTTCGTCGAAATTTCCCCCATGAAACGTAGCGGAACGAACCCGACAGCAGCAGCAGTCGCCACACTGATCATCTTGAACGCCATGGATGAAGAGCTGAAAAGCGATGTAAGCGACTTTCTCAAGCAGGTTAAAAGCTCGGAAGGGGGCTATCAGGCAAATACACGAATTCCTTTTGCCGATGGCCTGTCCACGTTTACGGGACTACTGACGGCACTGGATCTGGAGCTGTTTTCGCTGATTGAGCACGACCAGACCCTGAAATTCATGACCGAATGGCTGGAGTTCCCCATCGGAGGCTTCCGCGGCGCCAGTTGGGATGAACAGGCAGATGTGGAGTATACCTTTTACGGCCTGGGAGTCCTGGCTTTACTCGCAAGCTGTCCGGAGAAGTGA
- a CDS encoding zinc ribbon domain-containing protein: MSTTAASLKALHHLYLRLYDVDQKLEQGPKRIKLKEQFALIQEEKLKEVQDQVLQLKKQVQQKNLDLQSNEAKILDLKGKLNSASSNKEFDIIKGQIAADEMANSVLEDEILELMDKIDKKEEEVQSWVKQKDAAHAEAKKTAQDFESARNRLNEEIEECKATIADAEQIIPESLKVMFARLVRSHGAGALAPVEGRFCSACNVMIEPQLRVELNSGRLVFCKSCGRLLYLEDTPE, encoded by the coding sequence ATGTCGACTACTGCAGCCAGTTTAAAAGCTTTACATCATTTATATCTGAGACTATATGATGTGGACCAGAAATTAGAGCAGGGTCCCAAGCGAATTAAACTGAAGGAGCAGTTTGCTTTAATTCAGGAAGAAAAGCTGAAGGAAGTTCAGGACCAGGTACTGCAGTTAAAAAAACAGGTGCAGCAGAAAAACCTGGATTTGCAGTCTAACGAAGCTAAGATCCTGGATTTGAAGGGCAAGCTGAATTCCGCTTCCTCGAATAAAGAATTTGATATCATTAAAGGTCAAATTGCAGCCGACGAGATGGCCAATAGCGTTCTGGAAGATGAAATTCTGGAATTGATGGACAAAATCGATAAGAAAGAAGAGGAAGTTCAGTCCTGGGTGAAGCAAAAAGACGCCGCACATGCAGAAGCGAAAAAAACGGCCCAGGATTTTGAATCTGCCCGCAATCGATTAAATGAAGAAATTGAGGAATGCAAAGCGACAATTGCTGATGCAGAGCAGATTATTCCTGAGAGCCTCAAAGTCATGTTCGCGCGGCTCGTGCGTTCACATGGTGCTGGCGCTCTGGCACCTGTTGAGGGGCGGTTTTGTTCTGCCTGTAATGTGATGATCGAGCCGCAATTGCGTGTGGAATTGAATTCCGGGCGACTGGTTTTCTGTAAGTCGTGTGGGCGCTTGCTTTATCTGGAAGATACTCCCGAGTAA